The following coding sequences are from one Gimesia chilikensis window:
- a CDS encoding MerR family DNA-binding protein: MSQLTIGRVAQAAGVGVETVRFYERKGLVDQPRIKAPFREYPPETIDRIRFIKRAQELGFTLAEVEQLLSIADNPGSSKREVKQLAGQKLSEIRQKIDDLKRLADTLDSLYEKCSGHGALEDCPIILSILPAEK, translated from the coding sequence ATGAGTCAATTAACAATCGGACGTGTCGCTCAGGCCGCTGGCGTGGGAGTCGAAACAGTCCGCTTTTACGAACGCAAAGGTCTGGTCGACCAGCCACGCATCAAAGCCCCCTTCCGGGAATATCCGCCGGAGACCATCGATCGCATTCGGTTCATCAAACGGGCTCAGGAACTGGGGTTCACGCTGGCTGAGGTCGAACAGTTGTTGAGCATTGCAGACAACCCCGGCTCCTCCAAACGTGAGGTCAAGCAGCTGGCGGGACAGAAGCTGTCCGAGATTCGTCAGAAAATCGACGATCTCAAAAGACTGGCTGACACACTCGACTCTCTCTATGAAAAGTGTTCGGGACATGGGGCTCTGGAAGACTGCCCCATCATTTTGTCGATTCTTCCCGCTGAAAAATAA
- a CDS encoding heavy-metal-associated domain-containing protein → MQTLEQTEQFQEVTVSTNLKCQSCLSKLQPSLDQAPEIFEWKADLTSAAKTVTAKVSGAQPAEKLVEVVKNAGYEAAIVENPQPGLEILQSEPAPVTEEKPKFSLATYRPLLLVVFYVAGAAAILTSMQNSGATLENFMRYFMGCFFLGFAFFKLLDVSKFADAFATYDIVARRSRLYAMLYPFLEFALGIAFILGVFPTIVNLVTATVMGVGLIGVLQAVRKRQAIQCACLGTVFNLPMSAVTIIENTAMILMALFMLWP, encoded by the coding sequence ATGCAGACTCTTGAACAGACAGAACAGTTTCAGGAAGTGACGGTATCAACCAATCTCAAGTGCCAGTCCTGTTTGAGTAAACTACAGCCATCCCTGGACCAGGCTCCCGAGATCTTCGAATGGAAAGCCGATCTCACGAGCGCCGCAAAGACGGTCACCGCGAAAGTCAGCGGAGCCCAGCCTGCCGAGAAACTGGTCGAAGTGGTCAAGAACGCCGGCTATGAGGCAGCCATCGTAGAGAACCCCCAGCCCGGTCTGGAAATCCTGCAGAGTGAACCTGCGCCTGTTACAGAAGAGAAACCAAAGTTCAGCCTGGCAACCTACAGGCCGCTGCTGCTGGTCGTGTTCTATGTGGCTGGTGCCGCCGCAATTTTAACTTCGATGCAAAATTCAGGCGCGACGCTCGAAAACTTCATGCGTTACTTTATGGGCTGCTTCTTCCTGGGCTTCGCGTTCTTCAAACTGCTCGATGTCAGCAAGTTTGCAGATGCCTTCGCGACCTACGACATCGTGGCCAGGCGATCGCGTCTCTACGCCATGCTCTACCCCTTTCTGGAGTTTGCACTCGGCATCGCATTCATTCTGGGCGTCTTTCCGACCATCGTGAATCTGGTCACCGCCACAGTCATGGGTGTCGGCTTAATCGGAGTCCTGCAGGCAGTCCGCAAACGCCAGGCAATTCAATGTGCCTGCCTGGGAACGGTCTTCAACCTGCCCATGTCCGCAGTGACGATCATCGAAAACACAGCCATGATCCTGATGGCCCTGTTTATGTTGTGGCCCTAG